A region from the Silene latifolia isolate original U9 population chromosome 7, ASM4854445v1, whole genome shotgun sequence genome encodes:
- the LOC141592872 gene encoding pollen allergen Che a 1-like: MAKSQFILVLAAAICALSMAGVANAEADNRFYVQGMVYCDTCQIQFMTRVSHMLEGAIVKLECKNITTEEVTFVKDTVTDRLGLYSIPVDGDYEDDICQISLVKSPSKECSEIPTDIYSQQAAKVSLTNNNGEATPVRNANPLGFMRKDPLPECPEVLKELDIDPISKRPMV; this comes from the exons ATGGCTAAGTCTCAATTCATTCTCGTCTTGGCGGCCGCCATATGCGCCCTGTCCATGGCCGGCGTTGCAAATGCCGAGGCTGACAATCGTTTCTATGTTCAGGGTATGGTGTACTGTGATACATGCCAAATCCAATTTATGACTCGTGTTAGTCATATGCTTGAAG GTGCAATAGTGAAGTTGGAATGCAAGAACATAACAACAGAAGAAGTGACATTCGTTAAAGATACAGTGACAGACAGATTAGGTCTATACAGCATCCCAGTAGATGGGGACTATGAAGATGATATATGTCAAATAAGCTTAGTGAAGAGTCCCTCAAAGGAATGTTCCGAGATCCCAACCGACATTTACTCGCAACAAGCCGCCAAGGTCTCCCTAACTAACAACAACGGCGAAGCCACCCCTGTCAGGAACGCGAACCCACTTGGGTTCATGAGGAAGGACCCTCTCCCTGAGTGCCCTGAGGTCCTCAAGGAGTTGGACATTGATCCTATTAGTAAAAGGCCTATGGTTTGA
- the LOC141591340 gene encoding putative inactive dual specificity protein phosphatase-like At4g18593: MTEAISSDQSLGQQVQECESSCSDMCPESPDLKVPMQETENVVVLDQNARMSESGNNPEVQVPETNSTSDIIPDMKGKLIYRCKKCRQIVASDETLVSHEQGNGEASFRGRKKSVNPNTPECTAIFVEPLKWMAPVQDGYLSEKLYCIGCKGKLGFFSWVGIQCSCGAWVRPGFQIQKCRVDECRI, encoded by the exons ATGACAGAGGCAATCAGCTCTGATCAGAGTCTCGGGCAGCAAGTACAGGAATGCGAATCCAGTTGCTCCGACATGTGTCCTGAGTCACCTGACCTGAAAGTCCCAATGCAGGAAACTGAAAACGTCGTGGTTCTTGACCAGAATGCTCGAATGTCAGAATCTGGCAATAACCCGGAAGTCCAAGTGCCAGAAACCAACAGTACTTCTGATATTATCCCTGATATGAAAGGTAAACTGATATACCGTTGCAAAAAATGCCGTCAAATTGTTGCATCCGATGAAACCCTCGTCTCTCACGAGCAAGGAAACGGAGAGGCTAGCTTTAGAGGAAGAAAGAAAAGCGTTAACCCAAATACCCCTGAATGCACTGCTATTTTTGTAGAGCCTTTGAAATGGATGGCACCAG TTCAAGATGGATATCTATCGGAGAAGCTTTACTGCATAGGGTGCAAGGGTAAATTAGGATTTTTCTCCTGGGTCGGCATTCAATGTAGCTGTGGAGCTTGGGTTAGACCTGGATTCCAGATTCAGAAATGCCGTGTTGATGAATGTCGAATATGA